The proteins below are encoded in one region of Kogia breviceps isolate mKogBre1 chromosome 8, mKogBre1 haplotype 1, whole genome shotgun sequence:
- the ZBTB5 gene encoding zinc finger and BTB domain-containing protein 5 isoform X4, producing the protein MDFPGHFEQIFQQLNYQRLHGQLCDCVIVVGNRHFKAHRSVLAACSTHFRALFSVAEGDQTMNMIQLDSEVVTAEAFAALIDMMYTSTLMLGESNVMDVLLAASHLHLNSVVKACKHYLTTRTLPMSPPSERVQEQSARMQRSFMLQQLGLSIVSSALNSSQSGEEQPAPMSSSMRSNLDQRTPFPMRRLHKRKQSAEERARQRLRPALDESAISDVTPENGPGVHSREEFFSPDSLKIVDNPKADGMTDTQDDSAIMFDRPFGAQEDAQVPSQSDNSAGNVTQLSMASRATQVEASFEQEATTEKSGFQCENPEAGLSEKEHMRVVVKSEPLSSPEPQDEVSDVTSQAEGSESVEVEGVVVSAEKIDLSPESSDRSFSDPQSSTDRVGDIHILEVTNNLEHKSTFSISNFLNKSRGSNFSANQNNDDNIPNTTSDCRLEGEAPYLLSPEAGPAGGPSSAPGSHVENPFSEPTDAHFVRPMQEVMGLPCVQTSGYQGGEQFGMDFSRSGLGLHSSFSRVMMGSPRGGASNFPYYRRIAPKMPVVTSVRSSQIPENSASSQLMMNAATSSFENGHPSQPGPPQLTRASADVLSKCKKALSEHNVLVVEGARKYACKICCKTFLTLTDCKKHIRVHTGEKPYACLKCGKRFSQSSHLYKHSKTTCLRWQSSNLPSTLL; encoded by the coding sequence ATGGATTTTCCTGGGCACTTTGAACAGATCTTCCAGCAGCTGAACTACCAGAGACTTCATGGCCAGCTCTGTGATTGTGTCATTGTAGTGGGGAACAGACATTTCAAAGCCCACCGCTCAGTACTAGCAGCATGCAGTACACATTTCCGAGCCCTGTTCTCTGTGGCAGAGGGAGATCAGACCATGAACATGATCCAGTTGGATAGCGAGGTAGTGACAGCAGAGGCCTTTGCCGCACTGATTGACATGATGTATACCTCCACCCTCATGCTGGGGGAGAGCAACGTTATGGATGTCTTATTGGCAGCCTCTCACCTGCACTTGAACTCTGTTGTTAAGGCATGTAAACATTACCTAACGACAAGGACGCTGCCCATGTCTCCCCCCAGTGAGCGTGTTCAGGAGCAGAGTGCCCGCATGCAGCGCTCCTTTATGCTGCAGCAGCTGGGACTGAGCATCGTGAGCTCAGCCCTCAATTCCAGCCAGAGTGGTGAGGAGCAGCCGGCCCCCATGAGCTCCTCGATGCGCAGTAACCTGGACCAGCGGACACCCTTCCCCATGAGACGGCTGCATAAGCGCAAGCAGTCTGCAGAGGAGCGGGCCAGACAGCGGCTCCGACCCGCCCTGGATGAGTCTGCCATCTCCGACGTTACGCCAGAGAATGGGCCGGGGGTTCATTCTCGGGAGGAGTTCTTTTCACCAGATTCTCTGAAGATCGTGGATAACCCTAAAGCTGACGGGATGACCGACACCCAGGACGACAGTGCCATCATGTTTGACCGGCCCTTTGGTGCTCAAGAAGAtgcccaggtgcccagccagtCCGACAACAGCGCCGGCAACGTGACCCAGCTCTCCATGGCCTCCCGCGCCACTCAGGTCGAGGCTAGTTTTGAGCAGGAAGCCACAACTGAGAAAAGTGGTTTTCAGTGCGAAAACCCTGAGGCTGGCCTTAGTGAGAAGGAGCACATGAGAGTGGTGGTTAAATCTGAGCCCCTGAGCTCTCCTGAGCCTCAGGATGAAGTGAGCGACGTGACCTCCCAAGCAGAAGGCAGCGAATCGGTGGAGGTAGAGGGAGTGGTGGTCAGTGCCGAGAAGATAGACCTCAGCCCCGAGAGCAGCGACCGGAGTTTTTCAGATCCCCAGTCTAGCACTGACCGGGTAGGAGACATCCATATTTTGGAAGTCACAAATAACCTAGAACATAAATCCACTTTTAGCATATCAAATTTTCTTAACAAGAGCAGAGGAAGTAACTTTAGTGCAAATCAGAACAATGATGATAATATCCCAAACACCACTAGTGACTGCAGGCTGGAGGGGGAGGCCCCTTATTTGTTGAGTCCAGAGGCTGGGCCTGCAGGCGGgccctcctcagcccctggctcTCACGTGGAGAACCCGTTCAGCGAGCCCACAGATGCCCACTTCGTCAGGCCTATGCAGGAAGTGATGGGCCTGCCATGTGTGCAGACCTCAGGCTACCAAGGAGGAGAACAGTTTGGGATGGATTTTTCCAGGTCTGGTTTGGGGTTGCATTCCTCCTTCTCCAGGGTAATGATGGGCTCCCCTAGAGGTGGAGCCAGTAACTTTCCATACTACCGCCGCATAGCTcccaaaatgccagtggtaacaTCAGTCAGGAGCTCACAGATCCCAGAGAACTCTGCCAGTTCCCAGCTAATGATGAACGCAGCCACATCCTCATTTGAAAATGGCCACCCTTCGCAGCCCGGCCCCCCGCAGTTGACGAGGGCATCTGCTGACGTCCTGTCAAAGTGCAAGAAGGCCTTATCGGAGCACAACGTCTTAGTCGTAGAGGGGGCTCGCAAGTATGCCTGCAAAATCTGCTGCAAGACTTTCCTGACCTTGACAGATTGCAAGAAGCACATCCGTGTTCACACAGGTGAAAAACCCTACGCCTGCCTGAAGTGTGGCAAGAGATTCAGTCAGTCCAGCCACCTGTACAAACACTCGAAGACCACCTGCCTGCGCTGGCAGAGCAGCAACCTTCCCAGCACTTTGCTCTAA
- the ZBTB5 gene encoding zinc finger and BTB domain-containing protein 5 isoform X2: MDFPGHFEQIFQQLNYQRLHGQLCDCVIVVGNRHFKAHRSVLAACSTHFRALFSVAEGDQTMNMIQLDSEVVTAEAFAALIDMMYTSTLMLGESNVMDVLLAASHLHLNSVVKACKHYLTTRTLPMSPPSERVQEQSARMQRSFMLQQLGLSIVSSALNSSQSGEEQPAPMSSSMRSNLDQRTPFPMRRLHKRKQSAEERARQRLRPALDESAISDVTPENGPGVHSREEFFSPDSLKIVDNPKADGMTDTQDDSAIMFDRPFGAQEDAQVPSQSDNSAGNVTQLSMASRATQVEASFEQEATTEKSGFQCENPEAGLSEKEHMRVVVKSEPLSSPEPQDEVSDVTSQAEGSESVEVEGVVVSAEKIDLSPESSDRSFSDPQSSTDRVGDIHILEVTNNLEHKSTFSISNFLNKSRGSNFSANQNNDDNIPNTTSDCRLEGEAPYLLSPEAGPAGGPSSAPGSHVENPFSEPTDAHFVRPMQEVMGLPCVQTSGYQGGEQFGMDFSRSGLGLHSSFSRVMMGSPRGGASNFPYYRRIAPKMPVVTSVRSSQIPENSASSQLMMNAATSSFENGHPSQPGPPQLTRASADVLSKCKKALSEHNVLVVEGARKYACKICCKTFLTLTDCKKHIRVHTDFGGWSSLTHLTQRQTRCLLHFFTLMPHMASFPGLDYCFQMSGRRLEAVGHL, translated from the exons ATGGATTTTCCTGGGCACTTTGAACAGATCTTCCAGCAGCTGAACTACCAGAGACTTCATGGCCAGCTCTGTGATTGTGTCATTGTAGTGGGGAACAGACATTTCAAAGCCCACCGCTCAGTACTAGCAGCATGCAGTACACATTTCCGAGCCCTGTTCTCTGTGGCAGAGGGAGATCAGACCATGAACATGATCCAGTTGGATAGCGAGGTAGTGACAGCAGAGGCCTTTGCCGCACTGATTGACATGATGTATACCTCCACCCTCATGCTGGGGGAGAGCAACGTTATGGATGTCTTATTGGCAGCCTCTCACCTGCACTTGAACTCTGTTGTTAAGGCATGTAAACATTACCTAACGACAAGGACGCTGCCCATGTCTCCCCCCAGTGAGCGTGTTCAGGAGCAGAGTGCCCGCATGCAGCGCTCCTTTATGCTGCAGCAGCTGGGACTGAGCATCGTGAGCTCAGCCCTCAATTCCAGCCAGAGTGGTGAGGAGCAGCCGGCCCCCATGAGCTCCTCGATGCGCAGTAACCTGGACCAGCGGACACCCTTCCCCATGAGACGGCTGCATAAGCGCAAGCAGTCTGCAGAGGAGCGGGCCAGACAGCGGCTCCGACCCGCCCTGGATGAGTCTGCCATCTCCGACGTTACGCCAGAGAATGGGCCGGGGGTTCATTCTCGGGAGGAGTTCTTTTCACCAGATTCTCTGAAGATCGTGGATAACCCTAAAGCTGACGGGATGACCGACACCCAGGACGACAGTGCCATCATGTTTGACCGGCCCTTTGGTGCTCAAGAAGAtgcccaggtgcccagccagtCCGACAACAGCGCCGGCAACGTGACCCAGCTCTCCATGGCCTCCCGCGCCACTCAGGTCGAGGCTAGTTTTGAGCAGGAAGCCACAACTGAGAAAAGTGGTTTTCAGTGCGAAAACCCTGAGGCTGGCCTTAGTGAGAAGGAGCACATGAGAGTGGTGGTTAAATCTGAGCCCCTGAGCTCTCCTGAGCCTCAGGATGAAGTGAGCGACGTGACCTCCCAAGCAGAAGGCAGCGAATCGGTGGAGGTAGAGGGAGTGGTGGTCAGTGCCGAGAAGATAGACCTCAGCCCCGAGAGCAGCGACCGGAGTTTTTCAGATCCCCAGTCTAGCACTGACCGGGTAGGAGACATCCATATTTTGGAAGTCACAAATAACCTAGAACATAAATCCACTTTTAGCATATCAAATTTTCTTAACAAGAGCAGAGGAAGTAACTTTAGTGCAAATCAGAACAATGATGATAATATCCCAAACACCACTAGTGACTGCAGGCTGGAGGGGGAGGCCCCTTATTTGTTGAGTCCAGAGGCTGGGCCTGCAGGCGGgccctcctcagcccctggctcTCACGTGGAGAACCCGTTCAGCGAGCCCACAGATGCCCACTTCGTCAGGCCTATGCAGGAAGTGATGGGCCTGCCATGTGTGCAGACCTCAGGCTACCAAGGAGGAGAACAGTTTGGGATGGATTTTTCCAGGTCTGGTTTGGGGTTGCATTCCTCCTTCTCCAGGGTAATGATGGGCTCCCCTAGAGGTGGAGCCAGTAACTTTCCATACTACCGCCGCATAGCTcccaaaatgccagtggtaacaTCAGTCAGGAGCTCACAGATCCCAGAGAACTCTGCCAGTTCCCAGCTAATGATGAACGCAGCCACATCCTCATTTGAAAATGGCCACCCTTCGCAGCCCGGCCCCCCGCAGTTGACGAGGGCATCTGCTGACGTCCTGTCAAAGTGCAAGAAGGCCTTATCGGAGCACAACGTCTTAGTCGTAGAGGGGGCTCGCAAGTATGCCTGCAAAATCTGCTGCAAGACTTTCCTGACCTTGACAGATTGCAAGAAGCACATCCGTGTTCACACAG ATTTCGGGGGCTGGTCCAGCCTGACACATCTCACCCAACGACAAACCCGTTGTCTGCTTCACTTCTTCACACTCATGCCACATATGGCTTCTTTCCCGGGCCTAGATTACTGTTTTCAG ATGTCGGGGAGACGGCTGGAGGCTGTGGGACACCTGTGA
- the GRHPR gene encoding glyoxylate reductase/hydroxypyruvate reductase: MRPVRLMKVFVTRRIPPEGSAALARAADCEVEQWDSDEPIPSKDLQRGAAGAHGLLCLLSDRIDKELLDAAGANLKVISTMSVGVDHLALDEIKKRGIRVGYTPDVLTDATAELAVSLLLTTCRRLPEAIEEVKNGGWTSWKPLWMCGYGLTQSTVGIIGLGRIGQAIARCLKPFGVQRLLYTGRQPRPQEAEEFQAEFVSTHQLAAESDFIVVACSLTPATRGLCNKDFFQQMKKTAVFVNISRGEVVDQDDLYQALASGQIAAAGLDVTTPEPLPTNHPLLTLKNCVILPHIGSATHRTRNTMSLLAANNLLAGLRGEPMPSELKL; encoded by the exons ATGAGGCCTGTGCGACTCATGAAGGTGTTTGTGACGCGCAGGATCCCCCCTGAGGGCAGCGCCGCGCTCGCCCGAGCCGCAGA CTGTGAGGTGGAGCAGTGGGATTCTGATGAGCCCATCCCCAGCAAGGACCTGCAACGGGGTGCGGCCGGGGCCCATGGCCTGCTCTGCCTCCTCTCTGACCGCATAGACAAGGAGCTCCTGGATGCTGCAG GAGCCAATCTCAAAGTCATCAGCACAATGTCCGTGGGTGTCGACCACTTGGCTTTGGATGAAATTAAGAAGCG TGGGATCCGTGTGGGCTACACCCCAGATGTCCTGACGGACGCCACAGCCGAACTCGCTGTCTCCCTGCTGCTCACCACCTGTCGCCGGTTGCCTGAGGCCATCGAGGAGGTGAAGAA CGGCGGCTGGACCTCCTGGAAGCCCCTGTGGATGTGTGGCTACGGCCTCACACAGAGCACCGTTGGCATCATCGGTCTGGGGCGCATAG GCCAGGCCATTGCTCGGTGTCTGAAACCATTCGGTGTCCAGAGATTGCTTTACACAGGGCGCCAGCCCAGGCCTCAGGAAGCAGAGGAATTCCAGGCAGAGTTTG TGTCCACCCACCAGCTGGCCGCTGAGTCTGACTTCATTGTCGTGGCCTGCTCCTTAACACCTGCAACCAGGGGGCTCTGCAACAAGGACTTCTTCCAGCAGATGAAGAAAACAGCTGTATTTGTCAACATCAGCAG GGGAGAAGTGGTGGACCAGGATGACCTGTACCAGGCCCTGGCCAGTGGTCAGATTGCAGCTGCTGGACTGGACGTGACGACCCCAGAACCACTGCCTACAAACCACCCTCTCCTGACCCTGAAGAACTGCG tGATCCTGCCCCACATTGGCAGTGCCACCCATAGAACCCGAAACACCATGTCCTTGTTGGCAGCTAACAACTTGCTGGCTGGCCTGAGAGGGGAGCCGATGCCCAGTGAACTCAAGCTGTAG
- the ZBTB5 gene encoding zinc finger and BTB domain-containing protein 5 isoform X3: MDFPGHFEQIFQQLNYQRLHGQLCDCVIVVGNRHFKAHRSVLAACSTHFRALFSVAEGDQTMNMIQLDSEVVTAEAFAALIDMMYTSTLMLGESNVMDVLLAASHLHLNSVVKACKHYLTTRTLPMSPPSERVQEQSARMQRSFMLQQLGLSIVSSALNSSQSGEEQPAPMSSSMRSNLDQRTPFPMRRLHKRKQSAEERARQRLRPALDESAISDVTPENGPGVHSREEFFSPDSLKIVDNPKADGMTDTQDDSAIMFDRPFGAQEDAQVPSQSDNSAGNVTQLSMASRATQVEASFEQEATTEKSGFQCENPEAGLSEKEHMRVVVKSEPLSSPEPQDEVSDVTSQAEGSESVEVEGVVVSAEKIDLSPESSDRSFSDPQSSTDRVGDIHILEVTNNLEHKSTFSISNFLNKSRGSNFSANQNNDDNIPNTTSDCRLEGEAPYLLSPEAGPAGGPSSAPGSHVENPFSEPTDAHFVRPMQEVMGLPCVQTSGYQGGEQFGMDFSRSGLGLHSSFSRVMMGSPRGGASNFPYYRRIAPKMPVVTSVRSSQIPENSASSQLMMNAATSSFENGHPSQPGPPQLTRASADVLSKCKKALSEHNVLVVEGARKYACKICCKTFLTLTDCKKHIRVHTDFGGWSSLTHLTQRQTRCLLHFFTLMPHMASFPGLDYCFQVKTNQK; this comes from the exons ATGGATTTTCCTGGGCACTTTGAACAGATCTTCCAGCAGCTGAACTACCAGAGACTTCATGGCCAGCTCTGTGATTGTGTCATTGTAGTGGGGAACAGACATTTCAAAGCCCACCGCTCAGTACTAGCAGCATGCAGTACACATTTCCGAGCCCTGTTCTCTGTGGCAGAGGGAGATCAGACCATGAACATGATCCAGTTGGATAGCGAGGTAGTGACAGCAGAGGCCTTTGCCGCACTGATTGACATGATGTATACCTCCACCCTCATGCTGGGGGAGAGCAACGTTATGGATGTCTTATTGGCAGCCTCTCACCTGCACTTGAACTCTGTTGTTAAGGCATGTAAACATTACCTAACGACAAGGACGCTGCCCATGTCTCCCCCCAGTGAGCGTGTTCAGGAGCAGAGTGCCCGCATGCAGCGCTCCTTTATGCTGCAGCAGCTGGGACTGAGCATCGTGAGCTCAGCCCTCAATTCCAGCCAGAGTGGTGAGGAGCAGCCGGCCCCCATGAGCTCCTCGATGCGCAGTAACCTGGACCAGCGGACACCCTTCCCCATGAGACGGCTGCATAAGCGCAAGCAGTCTGCAGAGGAGCGGGCCAGACAGCGGCTCCGACCCGCCCTGGATGAGTCTGCCATCTCCGACGTTACGCCAGAGAATGGGCCGGGGGTTCATTCTCGGGAGGAGTTCTTTTCACCAGATTCTCTGAAGATCGTGGATAACCCTAAAGCTGACGGGATGACCGACACCCAGGACGACAGTGCCATCATGTTTGACCGGCCCTTTGGTGCTCAAGAAGAtgcccaggtgcccagccagtCCGACAACAGCGCCGGCAACGTGACCCAGCTCTCCATGGCCTCCCGCGCCACTCAGGTCGAGGCTAGTTTTGAGCAGGAAGCCACAACTGAGAAAAGTGGTTTTCAGTGCGAAAACCCTGAGGCTGGCCTTAGTGAGAAGGAGCACATGAGAGTGGTGGTTAAATCTGAGCCCCTGAGCTCTCCTGAGCCTCAGGATGAAGTGAGCGACGTGACCTCCCAAGCAGAAGGCAGCGAATCGGTGGAGGTAGAGGGAGTGGTGGTCAGTGCCGAGAAGATAGACCTCAGCCCCGAGAGCAGCGACCGGAGTTTTTCAGATCCCCAGTCTAGCACTGACCGGGTAGGAGACATCCATATTTTGGAAGTCACAAATAACCTAGAACATAAATCCACTTTTAGCATATCAAATTTTCTTAACAAGAGCAGAGGAAGTAACTTTAGTGCAAATCAGAACAATGATGATAATATCCCAAACACCACTAGTGACTGCAGGCTGGAGGGGGAGGCCCCTTATTTGTTGAGTCCAGAGGCTGGGCCTGCAGGCGGgccctcctcagcccctggctcTCACGTGGAGAACCCGTTCAGCGAGCCCACAGATGCCCACTTCGTCAGGCCTATGCAGGAAGTGATGGGCCTGCCATGTGTGCAGACCTCAGGCTACCAAGGAGGAGAACAGTTTGGGATGGATTTTTCCAGGTCTGGTTTGGGGTTGCATTCCTCCTTCTCCAGGGTAATGATGGGCTCCCCTAGAGGTGGAGCCAGTAACTTTCCATACTACCGCCGCATAGCTcccaaaatgccagtggtaacaTCAGTCAGGAGCTCACAGATCCCAGAGAACTCTGCCAGTTCCCAGCTAATGATGAACGCAGCCACATCCTCATTTGAAAATGGCCACCCTTCGCAGCCCGGCCCCCCGCAGTTGACGAGGGCATCTGCTGACGTCCTGTCAAAGTGCAAGAAGGCCTTATCGGAGCACAACGTCTTAGTCGTAGAGGGGGCTCGCAAGTATGCCTGCAAAATCTGCTGCAAGACTTTCCTGACCTTGACAGATTGCAAGAAGCACATCCGTGTTCACACAG ATTTCGGGGGCTGGTCCAGCCTGACACATCTCACCCAACGACAAACCCGTTGTCTGCTTCACTTCTTCACACTCATGCCACATATGGCTTCTTTCCCGGGCCTAGATTACTGTTTTCAGGTAAAAACTAACCAAAAGTGA
- the ZBTB5 gene encoding zinc finger and BTB domain-containing protein 5 isoform X1, translating into MDFPGHFEQIFQQLNYQRLHGQLCDCVIVVGNRHFKAHRSVLAACSTHFRALFSVAEGDQTMNMIQLDSEVVTAEAFAALIDMMYTSTLMLGESNVMDVLLAASHLHLNSVVKACKHYLTTRTLPMSPPSERVQEQSARMQRSFMLQQLGLSIVSSALNSSQSGEEQPAPMSSSMRSNLDQRTPFPMRRLHKRKQSAEERARQRLRPALDESAISDVTPENGPGVHSREEFFSPDSLKIVDNPKADGMTDTQDDSAIMFDRPFGAQEDAQVPSQSDNSAGNVTQLSMASRATQVEASFEQEATTEKSGFQCENPEAGLSEKEHMRVVVKSEPLSSPEPQDEVSDVTSQAEGSESVEVEGVVVSAEKIDLSPESSDRSFSDPQSSTDRVGDIHILEVTNNLEHKSTFSISNFLNKSRGSNFSANQNNDDNIPNTTSDCRLEGEAPYLLSPEAGPAGGPSSAPGSHVENPFSEPTDAHFVRPMQEVMGLPCVQTSGYQGGEQFGMDFSRSGLGLHSSFSRVMMGSPRGGASNFPYYRRIAPKMPVVTSVRSSQIPENSASSQLMMNAATSSFENGHPSQPGPPQLTRASADVLSKCKKALSEHNVLVVEGARKYACKICCKTFLTLTDCKKHIRVHTDFGGWSSLTHLTQRQTRCLLHFFTLMPHMASFPGLDYCFQQMSGRRLEAVGHL; encoded by the exons ATGGATTTTCCTGGGCACTTTGAACAGATCTTCCAGCAGCTGAACTACCAGAGACTTCATGGCCAGCTCTGTGATTGTGTCATTGTAGTGGGGAACAGACATTTCAAAGCCCACCGCTCAGTACTAGCAGCATGCAGTACACATTTCCGAGCCCTGTTCTCTGTGGCAGAGGGAGATCAGACCATGAACATGATCCAGTTGGATAGCGAGGTAGTGACAGCAGAGGCCTTTGCCGCACTGATTGACATGATGTATACCTCCACCCTCATGCTGGGGGAGAGCAACGTTATGGATGTCTTATTGGCAGCCTCTCACCTGCACTTGAACTCTGTTGTTAAGGCATGTAAACATTACCTAACGACAAGGACGCTGCCCATGTCTCCCCCCAGTGAGCGTGTTCAGGAGCAGAGTGCCCGCATGCAGCGCTCCTTTATGCTGCAGCAGCTGGGACTGAGCATCGTGAGCTCAGCCCTCAATTCCAGCCAGAGTGGTGAGGAGCAGCCGGCCCCCATGAGCTCCTCGATGCGCAGTAACCTGGACCAGCGGACACCCTTCCCCATGAGACGGCTGCATAAGCGCAAGCAGTCTGCAGAGGAGCGGGCCAGACAGCGGCTCCGACCCGCCCTGGATGAGTCTGCCATCTCCGACGTTACGCCAGAGAATGGGCCGGGGGTTCATTCTCGGGAGGAGTTCTTTTCACCAGATTCTCTGAAGATCGTGGATAACCCTAAAGCTGACGGGATGACCGACACCCAGGACGACAGTGCCATCATGTTTGACCGGCCCTTTGGTGCTCAAGAAGAtgcccaggtgcccagccagtCCGACAACAGCGCCGGCAACGTGACCCAGCTCTCCATGGCCTCCCGCGCCACTCAGGTCGAGGCTAGTTTTGAGCAGGAAGCCACAACTGAGAAAAGTGGTTTTCAGTGCGAAAACCCTGAGGCTGGCCTTAGTGAGAAGGAGCACATGAGAGTGGTGGTTAAATCTGAGCCCCTGAGCTCTCCTGAGCCTCAGGATGAAGTGAGCGACGTGACCTCCCAAGCAGAAGGCAGCGAATCGGTGGAGGTAGAGGGAGTGGTGGTCAGTGCCGAGAAGATAGACCTCAGCCCCGAGAGCAGCGACCGGAGTTTTTCAGATCCCCAGTCTAGCACTGACCGGGTAGGAGACATCCATATTTTGGAAGTCACAAATAACCTAGAACATAAATCCACTTTTAGCATATCAAATTTTCTTAACAAGAGCAGAGGAAGTAACTTTAGTGCAAATCAGAACAATGATGATAATATCCCAAACACCACTAGTGACTGCAGGCTGGAGGGGGAGGCCCCTTATTTGTTGAGTCCAGAGGCTGGGCCTGCAGGCGGgccctcctcagcccctggctcTCACGTGGAGAACCCGTTCAGCGAGCCCACAGATGCCCACTTCGTCAGGCCTATGCAGGAAGTGATGGGCCTGCCATGTGTGCAGACCTCAGGCTACCAAGGAGGAGAACAGTTTGGGATGGATTTTTCCAGGTCTGGTTTGGGGTTGCATTCCTCCTTCTCCAGGGTAATGATGGGCTCCCCTAGAGGTGGAGCCAGTAACTTTCCATACTACCGCCGCATAGCTcccaaaatgccagtggtaacaTCAGTCAGGAGCTCACAGATCCCAGAGAACTCTGCCAGTTCCCAGCTAATGATGAACGCAGCCACATCCTCATTTGAAAATGGCCACCCTTCGCAGCCCGGCCCCCCGCAGTTGACGAGGGCATCTGCTGACGTCCTGTCAAAGTGCAAGAAGGCCTTATCGGAGCACAACGTCTTAGTCGTAGAGGGGGCTCGCAAGTATGCCTGCAAAATCTGCTGCAAGACTTTCCTGACCTTGACAGATTGCAAGAAGCACATCCGTGTTCACACAG ATTTCGGGGGCTGGTCCAGCCTGACACATCTCACCCAACGACAAACCCGTTGTCTGCTTCACTTCTTCACACTCATGCCACATATGGCTTCTTTCCCGGGCCTAGATTACTGTTTTCAG CAGATGTCGGGGAGACGGCTGGAGGCTGTGGGACACCTGTGA